The following coding sequences lie in one Pseudoxanthomonas sp. SE1 genomic window:
- a CDS encoding response regulator transcription factor, producing the protein MPIRILTVDDHPLLREGIAAVIEGQSDMQLVGEAANGLEALQVFRDCRPDVTLMDLQMPEMDGVDAIGAIHREFPEARIVVLTTYQGDAQALRAFKAGASGYLLKSMLRRELVDTIRSVHAGRRRIPPEIATGIAEHASDDALTLREIEVLRQVADGNGNKRIAHHLGIAEETVKAHMKNILAKLGANDRTHAVTIAVRRGIFHL; encoded by the coding sequence ATGCCCATCCGCATCCTCACCGTCGACGATCACCCCTTGCTGCGCGAAGGCATCGCGGCGGTGATCGAAGGGCAGTCCGACATGCAACTGGTGGGGGAGGCCGCCAACGGGCTCGAAGCCCTGCAGGTCTTCCGCGACTGTCGCCCGGACGTGACGTTGATGGATCTGCAGATGCCGGAAATGGACGGCGTGGACGCGATCGGCGCGATCCATCGCGAATTCCCGGAGGCGCGCATCGTGGTGTTGACCACGTACCAGGGCGACGCGCAGGCACTGCGCGCATTCAAGGCAGGAGCATCGGGGTACCTGCTGAAGAGCATGTTGCGCCGGGAACTGGTGGACACGATCCGCAGCGTGCATGCGGGGCGTCGGCGCATCCCGCCGGAGATCGCCACCGGCATCGCCGAACATGCGTCCGATGATGCGCTGACCCTGCGCGAGATCGAGGTGCTCCGGCAGGTCGCGGATGGTAACGGCAACAAGCGGATCGCCCACCACCTCGGCATCGCGGAGGAAACGGTGAAGGCGCACATGAAGAACATCCTCGCCAAGCTGGGTGCCAACGACCGTACGCATGCGGTCACGATCGCGGTCCGTCGCGGGATCTTCCATCTGTGA
- a CDS encoding AraC family transcriptional regulator — protein sequence MDSSPSLFLHESTAAPPAHSAAAGAGTDDAPPRGLGARALARALDHIERHIGDSLTLTDIAAAACVSRFHFARLFRISTGQSPMEYVLAKRIALAKAQLACGPQKISATAASLGFFDQSHFTRTFRRMTGYSPREFRHLHAPVTRHG from the coding sequence GTGGATAGCTCCCCGTCCCTGTTCCTTCACGAATCGACAGCTGCGCCGCCCGCGCACTCCGCCGCCGCTGGTGCAGGCACGGACGATGCGCCGCCGCGAGGCCTCGGCGCCCGCGCACTCGCACGCGCGCTCGACCACATCGAACGGCATATCGGCGACAGCCTGACGCTGACGGACATTGCGGCCGCGGCCTGCGTCAGCCGCTTCCATTTCGCCCGCCTGTTCCGTATCAGTACCGGCCAGAGCCCGATGGAATACGTGCTGGCCAAGCGCATCGCCCTGGCCAAGGCGCAACTGGCGTGCGGACCGCAGAAGATCTCCGCCACCGCGGCGTCGCTGGGCTTCTTCGACCAGAGCCATTTCACCCGCACCTTCCGTCGGATGACCGGCTACTCGCCGCGCGAATTCCGCCACTTACACGCGCCTGTAACCCGGCACGGGTAA
- the wrbA gene encoding NAD(P)H:quinone oxidoreductase has protein sequence MAKVLILYYSAYGHIETMAHAVAEGVRAGGASADIKRVPELVPEEVARTSHYKLDQPAPVATIAELADYDAIIVGTGTRFGRMSSQMANFLDQAGGLWAKGALHGKVGAAFTSTATQHGGQETTLFSIITNLLHFGMVIVGLDYGFVGQMKLDEVTGGSPYGTTTIAGGDGSRQPTQNELDAARYQGQRVAETAIKLHG, from the coding sequence ATGGCCAAGGTCCTGATCCTCTACTACTCCGCCTACGGGCATATCGAGACCATGGCCCATGCCGTAGCTGAAGGCGTGCGCGCAGGCGGCGCCAGCGCGGACATCAAGCGCGTGCCCGAACTGGTGCCCGAGGAGGTCGCCCGGACATCGCACTACAAACTCGACCAGCCCGCACCCGTGGCCACCATCGCGGAACTCGCCGACTACGATGCCATCATCGTCGGCACCGGCACGCGCTTCGGCCGCATGTCGTCGCAGATGGCGAATTTCCTGGACCAGGCGGGTGGCCTGTGGGCCAAGGGCGCGCTGCACGGCAAGGTCGGCGCCGCCTTCACTTCCACCGCCACCCAGCACGGCGGCCAGGAAACCACGCTGTTCTCCATCATCACCAACCTGCTGCACTTCGGCATGGTCATCGTGGGACTGGACTACGGGTTCGTGGGGCAGATGAAACTGGACGAAGTGACCGGTGGCTCTCCCTATGGCACCACGACCATTGCCGGCGGCGACGGCTCGCGCCAGCCCACGCAGAACGAACTGGACGCCGCACGCTACCAGGGCCAGCGCGTCGCCGAGACCGCGATCAAGCTGCACGGTTGA
- a CDS encoding hydrolase, producing the protein MPTATPAAGKTLLTPNDHTLVLIDHQSQMAFATHSIDVAMLRNNVALVAKGAAGFGVSTLLTTVAEKSFSGPLFPEIPEAFPNAKALDRTTMNCWEDTAVIAAVNASGKGRIVLGGLWTSVCIVGPALSALDQGFEVYVIADACGDVTAEAHERAMQRMIQAGVRPMTSVQYLLELQRDWARGATYDLTTGIAKIHGGGYGLGIQYAKSMFGATEGGH; encoded by the coding sequence ATGCCCACCGCCACCCCCGCCGCCGGCAAGACCCTGCTCACGCCGAACGACCACACGCTGGTGCTGATCGACCACCAGTCCCAGATGGCGTTCGCCACGCATTCCATCGATGTGGCGATGCTGCGCAACAATGTTGCGCTGGTCGCCAAGGGCGCGGCCGGCTTCGGCGTGTCGACGCTGTTGACCACCGTGGCCGAGAAATCCTTCTCCGGTCCGCTGTTCCCCGAAATCCCCGAGGCCTTCCCGAATGCGAAGGCGCTCGACCGCACCACCATGAACTGCTGGGAGGATACGGCGGTCATCGCGGCGGTAAACGCCTCCGGAAAAGGGCGCATCGTGCTCGGTGGCCTGTGGACCAGTGTGTGCATCGTCGGGCCGGCGCTGTCGGCGCTGGACCAGGGGTTCGAGGTCTACGTGATAGCCGATGCCTGCGGCGACGTCACCGCCGAGGCGCACGAGCGCGCCATGCAGCGCATGATCCAGGCCGGCGTTCGACCGATGACCAGCGTGCAGTACCTGCTGGAACTCCAACGCGACTGGGCGCGTGGCGCGACCTACGACCTGACCACCGGCATCGCGAAGATCCACGGCGGCGGCTACGGGCTGGGCATCCAGTATGCCAAGAGCATGTTCGGGGCGACCGAAGGCGGTCATTGA
- a CDS encoding amidohydrolase produces MADLIIRNARITTLDDARPSASALAIAEGRVLAVGDEATVMATAGTATRVVDAGGRRLIPGLNDSHTHLIRGGLNYTLELRWDGVRSLADAMAMLKTQVDRTPAPQWVRVVGGFSEHQFAEKRLPTLEEINTLAPDTPVFLLHLYDRALLNRAALRAVGYTRDTPDPPGGQIQRDKAGNPTGLLLAKPNALILYATLAMGPKLPAEYQLNSTRHFMRELNRLGITSVIDAGGGFQNYPEDYEIIQKLHADDELTVRIAYNLFTQKKGQELADFQRWSGLLSPRQGDDMLRHNGAGEMLVFSAADFEDFREPRPELPAGMEGELDGVVRLLAEKRWPFRIHATYDESISRVLDVYERVNRDVPFDGLHWIIDHAETISPRNIDRVRALGGGIAIQHRMAFQGEFFAERYGSDALKHTPPVRRMLQAGVPVGAGTDATRVASYNPWVALYWLVSGRTLGGLRMYGDNNRLEREEALTLWTRGSAWFSSEQDHKGRLAPGQFADVSLLSADFFSVPEADIPDITSVLTVVGGRIVHGDGPYAPLAPTLPPPMPDWSPVNRFGGYQGGTLAQATAAISHAHGKHCQVHEHGHAAHHATPTHDLRNFWGAMGCSCFAF; encoded by the coding sequence ATGGCAGACCTGATCATCCGCAACGCGCGCATCACCACCCTTGATGACGCACGTCCCTCGGCGTCGGCGCTGGCGATCGCGGAGGGTCGCGTGCTGGCCGTCGGCGACGAAGCCACGGTGATGGCCACGGCAGGTACGGCCACGCGCGTCGTCGACGCCGGCGGACGCCGGCTGATCCCCGGCCTCAACGACAGCCACACGCACCTGATCCGCGGCGGCCTGAACTACACCCTGGAGCTGCGCTGGGACGGCGTGCGCTCGCTGGCCGACGCCATGGCGATGCTGAAGACCCAAGTGGATCGCACACCGGCGCCGCAATGGGTGCGGGTGGTGGGCGGCTTCAGCGAGCACCAGTTCGCCGAAAAGCGCCTGCCCACGCTGGAGGAGATCAACACGCTGGCGCCGGATACGCCGGTATTCCTGCTGCACCTGTACGACCGCGCGTTGCTCAACCGCGCCGCGCTGCGTGCGGTGGGCTACACCCGCGATACGCCCGATCCCCCGGGCGGGCAGATCCAGCGCGACAAGGCAGGCAATCCCACCGGGCTGCTGCTGGCCAAACCCAATGCATTGATCCTGTATGCGACGCTGGCCATGGGACCGAAGCTGCCGGCCGAGTACCAGCTGAATTCCACGCGCCACTTCATGCGCGAATTGAACCGGCTCGGCATCACGTCGGTGATCGATGCCGGCGGCGGCTTCCAGAACTACCCGGAAGACTACGAGATCATCCAGAAACTGCACGCGGACGACGAACTGACCGTGCGCATCGCCTACAACCTGTTCACCCAGAAAAAGGGCCAGGAACTGGCCGACTTCCAGCGCTGGTCAGGGCTGCTCTCGCCGCGCCAGGGCGACGACATGCTGCGCCACAACGGCGCCGGCGAGATGCTGGTGTTCTCGGCGGCCGATTTCGAGGATTTCCGCGAACCGCGCCCGGAACTGCCAGCCGGCATGGAAGGCGAGCTGGATGGCGTGGTGCGCCTGCTGGCCGAAAAGCGCTGGCCGTTCCGCATCCACGCCACGTATGACGAAAGCATCAGTCGCGTGCTGGACGTCTACGAGCGCGTGAACCGCGACGTGCCGTTCGATGGCCTGCACTGGATCATCGACCACGCCGAGACCATCTCGCCGCGCAACATCGACCGCGTGCGCGCACTGGGCGGCGGCATCGCCATCCAGCACCGCATGGCCTTCCAGGGTGAGTTCTTCGCCGAACGCTATGGCAGCGACGCGCTGAAGCACACACCACCGGTACGCCGCATGCTGCAGGCGGGCGTGCCGGTCGGCGCCGGCACCGACGCCACCCGCGTCGCCAGCTACAACCCCTGGGTGGCGCTGTACTGGCTGGTCAGCGGGCGCACGCTCGGCGGCCTGCGCATGTACGGCGATAACAACCGGCTGGAACGCGAGGAAGCACTGACGCTGTGGACCCGGGGCAGCGCGTGGTTCTCCAGCGAACAGGACCACAAGGGACGGCTGGCGCCGGGCCAGTTCGCCGACGTGTCGCTGCTGTCCGCGGATTTCTTCAGCGTGCCCGAGGCCGACATCCCCGACATCACCAGCGTGTTGACCGTGGTGGGCGGCCGCATCGTGCACGGCGACGGCCCTTATGCACCGCTCGCCCCCACGTTGCCGCCGCCGATGCCGGACTGGTCGCCGGTCAACCGTTTCGGTGGCTATCAGGGCGGCACCCTGGCGCAGGCGACCGCGGCGATATCGCATGCACATGGCAAGCACTGCCAGGTGCATGAGCACGGCCATGCCGCGCACCACGCCACGCCCACGCATGACCTGCGGAATTTCTGGGGCGCGATGGGCTGCTCCTGCTTCGCGTTCTGA
- a CDS encoding MFS transporter: protein MATPAPAGPWSPLKQPTFRALWLAILVGNIGTWIHDVAAAWVMAETTGSPLMVAAVQSATTLPVVLLAIVAGTLADIVDRRRYLIIAQLWMLLVASTLAVLAHLDMLRPWTLVALTFALGIGAAMAMPAQQATTPELVPRPMLGPAVALGSLSMNIARSIGPALGGLIVAQAGIAWAFAVNALSFLGVVVVLWRWRRTPASSALPPETFGMALRAGLRYARQASVLQSVLVKAACFFVFTSALTALLPIVVKQELGASAGTYGLLLGCIGIGAIGGAMLLPTLRTRFDPDAMVLAATGVYAGCMVALALLRSIPVLYVVSLFNGFAWITVLSSLQIAAQTSVPVWVRARALSLYIVVFSAGMAVGSLGWGAIAQACGTPTALIVAGIGTVIAALASWRFKLGEAARVNVTPSGHWPQPVVAGDVGGDRGPVLVTVEYRVAVARREEFLARMQPLGHARRRNGAVQWGVAEDSTQPGTYLEYFVDCSWHEHLRQHERVTEDERALQDTIKALLEDPTHAPTVRHFIGGAPGHRVPAPSQAPGGMA, encoded by the coding sequence ATGGCGACGCCCGCACCCGCCGGACCCTGGTCACCACTGAAACAACCGACGTTCCGTGCACTGTGGCTGGCCATCCTGGTCGGCAACATCGGCACGTGGATCCACGATGTCGCGGCCGCCTGGGTCATGGCGGAAACCACGGGTTCGCCGTTGATGGTGGCCGCGGTGCAGTCCGCCACCACCCTGCCCGTCGTGTTGCTGGCCATCGTGGCCGGCACGCTGGCCGACATCGTCGACCGGCGGCGCTACCTGATCATCGCGCAGCTGTGGATGCTGCTGGTCGCCAGCACGCTGGCGGTGCTGGCGCACCTGGACATGCTGCGGCCATGGACACTGGTCGCGCTGACGTTCGCGCTCGGCATCGGTGCAGCGATGGCGATGCCCGCGCAGCAGGCGACCACGCCCGAGCTGGTGCCCCGGCCGATGCTGGGCCCGGCGGTCGCGCTGGGCTCGCTGAGCATGAACATCGCGCGCTCCATCGGTCCTGCGCTCGGTGGCCTGATCGTGGCGCAGGCCGGCATCGCATGGGCGTTCGCGGTGAACGCGTTGAGTTTCCTCGGCGTGGTCGTGGTGCTGTGGCGCTGGCGGCGCACGCCGGCATCCTCGGCGCTGCCGCCGGAAACGTTCGGCATGGCGCTCCGCGCGGGGCTGCGTTACGCCAGGCAGGCATCGGTGCTGCAGTCGGTGCTGGTGAAGGCCGCCTGCTTCTTCGTTTTCACCAGCGCGTTGACCGCACTGCTGCCCATCGTGGTGAAGCAGGAGCTGGGTGCCAGTGCAGGCACCTATGGCCTGCTGCTGGGCTGTATCGGCATCGGCGCGATCGGCGGCGCCATGCTGCTGCCGACGCTGCGCACGCGCTTCGATCCCGACGCGATGGTGCTGGCCGCCACCGGCGTCTACGCGGGCTGCATGGTGGCGCTCGCCCTGCTGCGGAGCATCCCCGTGCTGTACGTCGTGTCGCTGTTCAATGGCTTCGCATGGATCACGGTACTGTCATCGCTGCAGATCGCCGCGCAGACCTCGGTGCCGGTGTGGGTACGGGCACGGGCGCTGTCGTTGTACATCGTGGTGTTTTCCGCCGGCATGGCGGTCGGCAGCCTGGGTTGGGGCGCGATCGCACAGGCCTGCGGAACGCCGACGGCGCTGATCGTGGCGGGGATCGGCACGGTGATCGCTGCACTCGCCAGCTGGCGGTTCAAGCTGGGCGAGGCCGCGCGCGTCAACGTCACCCCGTCCGGCCACTGGCCACAACCGGTGGTCGCGGGTGATGTCGGTGGTGACCGCGGCCCGGTGCTGGTGACGGTCGAGTACCGCGTGGCGGTCGCGCGGCGCGAGGAATTCCTGGCCCGCATGCAGCCCCTGGGGCACGCACGCCGACGCAACGGCGCCGTGCAATGGGGCGTGGCCGAAGACAGCACCCAGCCCGGCACCTACCTGGAATACTTCGTCGACTGCTCCTGGCACGAGCACCTCCGCCAGCACGAACGCGTCACCGAAGACGAGCGCGCCCTGCAGGACACGATCAAGGCGCTGCTGGAAGACCCGACCCACGCACCCACCGTGCGGCATTTCATCGGCGGTGCACCGGGCCATCGCGTGCCGGCACCATCGCAGGCACCCGGAGGCATGGCGTGA
- a CDS encoding DUF1427 family protein: protein MNLKFFAGVLLGFAIGFGCRWMGIPVPAPPVLMGALLVVAMTLGYVVADRFMARREARHVAHCGGPTG from the coding sequence GTGAACCTGAAATTCTTCGCGGGCGTGCTGCTGGGCTTCGCCATCGGTTTCGGCTGTCGCTGGATGGGCATCCCGGTGCCGGCGCCGCCGGTGCTGATGGGCGCGCTGCTGGTGGTGGCGATGACGCTGGGGTATGTGGTCGCAGACCGTTTCATGGCGCGCCGCGAAGCACGCCACGTCGCCCACTGTGGCGGACCGACCGGCTAG
- a CDS encoding DUF1427 family protein yields the protein MMALLGLVLALAIGMGCRLLDVPLPAPPRLQGALLVVAMTAGFLVAERMLA from the coding sequence ATGATGGCGTTGCTTGGCCTCGTGCTCGCGCTGGCCATCGGCATGGGCTGCCGTCTGCTGGACGTGCCATTGCCCGCACCGCCCCGGCTGCAGGGCGCGCTGCTGGTGGTCGCCATGACGGCAGGCTTCCTGGTCGCGGAGCGCATGCTCGCCTGA
- a CDS encoding pirin family protein, translated as MIILRPATSRGHANHGWLDSWHSFSFAEYYDDKHVHWGPLRVINEDRVAAGRGFGQHGHRDMEIISYVLEGALGHKDSMGTSSSIVPGDVQRMSAGTGVQHSEFNYSETGTTHFLQIWIIPDKQGVAPSYEEKRFAAEEKQGRLRLVVSPDGADGSISIHQDARLYAGLFDGDEAAVLRLAEGRLGYVHVARGEVTVNGHTLSAGDALLYEGEPLVSVGQGIGAEVLVFDLPPLK; from the coding sequence ATGATCATCCTGCGCCCCGCCACCTCCCGCGGCCATGCCAACCATGGCTGGCTGGATTCGTGGCACAGCTTTTCCTTCGCCGAGTACTACGACGACAAGCACGTGCACTGGGGCCCATTGCGCGTGATCAACGAGGACCGCGTGGCGGCCGGCCGCGGTTTCGGCCAGCACGGCCACCGCGACATGGAGATCATCAGCTACGTGCTGGAAGGCGCCCTGGGCCACAAGGACTCCATGGGTACCAGCTCCAGCATCGTGCCGGGCGACGTGCAGCGCATGAGTGCCGGGACGGGCGTGCAGCATTCGGAGTTCAACTACAGCGAAACCGGCACCACGCATTTCCTGCAGATCTGGATCATCCCCGACAAGCAGGGCGTGGCGCCGTCGTACGAAGAGAAACGCTTCGCCGCCGAAGAGAAGCAGGGCCGCCTGCGGCTGGTGGTCAGCCCGGACGGGGCCGATGGCTCGATCAGCATCCACCAGGATGCGCGTCTGTATGCCGGTCTGTTCGACGGTGACGAGGCCGCGGTGCTGCGCCTGGCCGAAGGACGCCTGGGTTACGTGCACGTGGCGCGTGGCGAAGTGACCGTGAATGGCCACACCCTGTCGGCGGGTGATGCGCTGCTTTACGAAGGCGAGCCGCTGGTCAGCGTGGGCCAGGGCATCGGCGCGGAAGTGCTGGTGTTCGACCTGCCGCCGTTGAAGTAG
- the fdxA gene encoding ferredoxin FdxA — MPFVVTENCIKCKYTDCVEVCPVDCFHEGPNFLVIDPDECIDCTLCEPECPINAIYPEDDVPAGQEGYVALNAELSRAWPVITTRKDPLPDAKEWEGKPDKLPLLER, encoded by the coding sequence ATGCCCTTCGTCGTCACCGAAAACTGCATCAAGTGCAAGTACACCGACTGCGTGGAAGTCTGCCCCGTGGACTGCTTCCACGAAGGCCCCAACTTCCTGGTGATCGATCCGGACGAATGCATCGACTGCACGCTGTGCGAACCCGAGTGTCCGATCAATGCCATCTACCCGGAGGATGACGTGCCGGCGGGCCAGGAAGGCTATGTCGCGCTCAACGCGGAACTTTCCCGGGCATGGCCGGTGATCACCACGCGCAAGGATCCGCTGCCGGATGCGAAGGAATGGGAAGGCAAGCCGGACAAGCTGCCGCTGCTGGAGCGTTGA
- the dapA gene encoding 4-hydroxy-tetrahydrodipicolinate synthase — protein sequence MHLSGSITALATPFLASGELDLEAWRSLLKQQLDGGTQGVVVAGSTGEAAALTDDEYDTLLRIAVEEVRGRIPVLAGTGQMNTAKTIAATRRAAAAGAQLALVVTPPYVRPTQAGLVAHYRAVADQGGLPVVLYNVPGRTGCDLLPETVAELVDHPNIVGIKEARAEPERMTALLALRKEGFAVLSGDDPTASRAMLAGADGLISVGSNALPRTFRRLCDLARAGEAAAVAALDAQLQEIYAFLGVESNPIPVKALLQRAGFGHGLRLPLLSLSSTHTDTADRLATVAQALEAQSNRDILAA from the coding sequence TTGCATCTTTCCGGCAGCATCACCGCACTGGCCACGCCGTTCCTGGCGTCGGGCGAACTCGACCTGGAAGCCTGGCGCTCGCTGCTCAAACAGCAACTGGATGGCGGCACGCAGGGCGTGGTGGTGGCGGGATCGACCGGCGAGGCGGCCGCGCTCACCGACGATGAGTACGACACCCTGCTGCGCATTGCGGTGGAAGAGGTGCGCGGGCGCATTCCCGTCCTGGCCGGCACCGGCCAGATGAATACCGCCAAGACCATTGCCGCCACGCGCCGGGCAGCCGCAGCGGGCGCACAGCTCGCGCTGGTCGTCACGCCGCCCTATGTGCGCCCCACGCAGGCCGGGCTGGTGGCGCATTACCGCGCGGTGGCCGACCAGGGCGGATTGCCCGTAGTGCTCTACAACGTGCCTGGCCGCACCGGATGCGATCTGTTGCCGGAAACGGTGGCCGAGCTTGTCGACCATCCGAATATCGTGGGCATCAAGGAGGCGCGCGCCGAACCCGAACGCATGACGGCCCTGCTGGCGCTGCGCAAGGAGGGCTTTGCGGTCCTGAGCGGCGACGACCCGACGGCATCCCGCGCCATGCTGGCCGGTGCCGATGGCCTCATCTCGGTGGGCTCGAACGCCCTGCCGCGCACCTTCCGCCGGCTGTGCGACCTTGCACGCGCAGGCGAGGCGGCTGCAGTCGCGGCGTTGGATGCGCAACTGCAGGAGATCTATGCCTTCCTCGGCGTGGAATCCAACCCCATCCCGGTGAAGGCGCTGCTGCAGCGCGCAGGCTTCGGCCATGGCCTGCGCCTGCCGCTGCTTTCGCTGTCCTCCACCCATACCGATACTGCCGATCGTCTCGCCACCGTGGCGCAGGCGCTGGAAGCACAATCCAACCGCGACATCCTCGCGGCCTGA
- a CDS encoding glycine cleavage system protein R, with product MTDSTPRPSPTENHLLITAYTTHPESPLLSVTRRIADSGCNLVDARLSTVGRDVSVTALATGSWDAVAKLETMLTRLERDEGLKLVFYRTGPKVVQSNLLPYIVEVVAADKPGILFQLADFFDRQGITIENLQSTRYRAMQTGAEMFSAQVTIGVPANMHIAALRDDFLEFCDHLNLDAIMDPMKF from the coding sequence TTGACCGATTCCACGCCCCGGCCTTCGCCGACCGAAAACCACCTCCTGATCACCGCCTATACGACGCATCCGGAGTCGCCGCTTCTGTCGGTGACGCGCCGCATCGCCGACAGCGGCTGCAATCTGGTGGATGCCCGGCTGTCCACGGTGGGGCGCGACGTCTCCGTCACGGCGCTGGCGACGGGGTCGTGGGACGCGGTGGCGAAGCTGGAAACCATGCTCACGCGGCTCGAGCGCGACGAGGGACTGAAGCTGGTGTTCTACCGCACCGGTCCCAAGGTGGTGCAGTCCAACCTGCTGCCCTACATCGTGGAAGTGGTGGCCGCGGACAAGCCGGGCATCCTGTTCCAGCTGGCCGACTTCTTCGACCGCCAGGGCATCACCATCGAGAACCTGCAGAGCACGCGCTACCGCGCCATGCAGACGGGCGCGGAGATGTTCTCGGCGCAGGTGACCATCGGCGTGCCGGCCAACATGCACATCGCCGCGCTGCGCGACGACTTCCTTGAATTCTGCGACCATCTGAACCTGGACGCGATCATGGATCCGATGAAGTTCTGA
- a CDS encoding peroxiredoxin: MTAKSANALPKSTLKLPLALSGGETATLADHAGHWLVLYFYPKDSTPGCTTEGLDFNALLPKFKKLGATVLGVSRDSVKSHDNFCAKQGFKFPLVSDADEALCKAFDVIHEKNMYGRKVLGVVRSTFLISPDSRIAQEWRGVKVPGHADAVLDALKAHQAQ; this comes from the coding sequence ATGACGGCGAAAAGCGCGAACGCCCTGCCCAAATCGACACTGAAACTGCCGCTGGCCTTGTCCGGCGGCGAGACCGCCACCCTCGCCGACCATGCCGGCCACTGGCTGGTGCTGTACTTCTATCCGAAGGACAGCACGCCGGGATGCACCACCGAAGGCCTGGACTTCAATGCGTTGCTGCCGAAGTTCAAGAAGCTAGGCGCCACGGTGCTGGGCGTCTCGCGCGATTCGGTGAAATCGCACGACAACTTCTGCGCGAAGCAAGGGTTCAAGTTCCCGCTGGTGAGCGATGCCGACGAAGCGCTGTGCAAGGCCTTCGACGTGATCCACGAAAAGAACATGTACGGCCGCAAGGTGCTGGGCGTGGTGCGCAGCACCTTCCTGATCTCGCCCGACAGCCGCATCGCACAGGAATGGCGCGGCGTGAAGGTTCCCGGCCATGCCGACGCCGTGCTGGACGCCCTGAAGGCCCACCAGGCCCAGTGA
- a CDS encoding PhoH family protein: MTRSKRIYVLDTNVLMHDPTALFKFEEHDVFLPMQVIEELDNGKKGTSEASRNARQVSRFLNELVEASGLDNLAAGIPLIQPNSLQLRGSQSAGLLRFQTSHFDAGKSFGAVIPDNAILGAILALKESEPEIPVVFVSKDINLRIKAAIAGIVSEDYENDRALDDFSLLYTGADPLAEDFWQRHGKDLRSWTDKGRTYYEVTMTEGAGWYPNQYLYLPGDDESEFRVSRVEGDKATLQIVDDFRHSQHAVWGINARNREQNFALNALMDPEVDFVTLLGTAGTGKTLLALAAGLAQTMDQQRYREIIMTRATVSVGEDIGFLPGTEEEKMTPWMGALTDNLEVLTHNQEGGAWGRAATNDLLASRIKIRSMNFMRGRTFLSRYLILDEAQNLTPKQMKTLITRAGPGTKIVCLGNVEQIDTPYLTETTSGLTYAVDRFKNWAHSAHITLRRGERSRLADYASEVL, translated from the coding sequence ATGACCCGTAGCAAGCGTATCTATGTGTTGGACACCAACGTGCTGATGCACGACCCCACCGCGTTGTTCAAGTTCGAGGAACACGATGTCTTCCTGCCGATGCAGGTGATCGAGGAACTGGACAACGGCAAGAAAGGCACGTCGGAAGCGAGCCGCAATGCGCGGCAGGTCAGCCGCTTCCTCAACGAACTGGTCGAAGCCTCCGGGCTGGACAACCTGGCGGCCGGCATTCCGCTGATCCAGCCCAACAGCCTGCAGCTGCGTGGCTCGCAGAGTGCGGGCCTGCTGCGCTTCCAGACAAGCCATTTCGACGCGGGCAAGAGCTTCGGCGCGGTCATCCCGGACAACGCCATCCTCGGCGCCATCCTCGCGCTGAAGGAAAGCGAGCCGGAGATCCCGGTAGTGTTCGTCTCCAAGGACATCAACCTGCGCATCAAGGCGGCGATCGCCGGGATCGTTTCGGAGGATTACGAGAATGACCGCGCGCTGGACGATTTCAGCCTGCTGTACACCGGCGCGGATCCGCTGGCGGAGGATTTCTGGCAACGCCATGGCAAGGACCTGCGGTCGTGGACCGACAAGGGCCGCACGTACTACGAAGTCACCATGACCGAGGGCGCGGGCTGGTATCCCAACCAGTACCTGTACCTGCCAGGCGATGACGAATCGGAGTTCCGCGTCAGCCGGGTGGAAGGCGACAAGGCGACGCTGCAGATCGTCGATGACTTCCGCCACAGCCAACATGCGGTGTGGGGCATCAATGCGCGCAACCGCGAGCAGAACTTCGCGCTCAACGCGCTGATGGACCCGGAAGTCGACTTCGTCACCCTGCTCGGCACGGCCGGCACCGGCAAGACGCTGCTCGCGCTTGCGGCTGGCCTGGCGCAGACGATGGACCAGCAGCGCTACCGCGAGATCATCATGACGCGCGCCACGGTCAGCGTGGGCGAGGACATCGGCTTCCTGCCCGGCACGGAAGAGGAAAAGATGACCCCGTGGATGGGCGCGCTGACCGACAACCTGGAGGTGCTGACGCACAACCAGGAAGGCGGTGCGTGGGGGCGCGCGGCGACCAACGACCTGCTCGCTTCGCGCATCAAGATCCGCTCGATGAACTTCATGCGCGGGCGCACGTTCCTGAGCCGCTACCTGATCCTGGACGAAGCACAGAACCTCACGCCCAAGCAGATGAAGACGCTCATCACCCGTGCCGGCCCGGGCACCAAGATCGTCTGCCTGGGCAACGTGGAACAGATCGACACGCCCTACCTGACGGAAACGACCTCCGGCCTGACCTATGCGGTGGACCGCTTCAAGAACTGGGCGCACAGCGCGCACATCACGCTGCGGCGTGGCGAGCGGTCGCGCCTGGCGGATTACGCGTCGGAAGTGTTGTGA